One Cyclopterus lumpus isolate fCycLum1 chromosome 7, fCycLum1.pri, whole genome shotgun sequence DNA window includes the following coding sequences:
- the trim33 gene encoding E3 ubiquitin-protein ligase TRIM33 isoform X1, whose translation MADNKGEEDMEQSANSDSVPSTKDNEQPETTAGNAVIVIESTTEGGEETESHDNANETPTPTIDGGDGSDGGAVAAPAAVDAAAAATVAVVEVDVSVSNAVSPTATNSANAEEPTAAETMATVAAAEAPVGGLTTEMSPPPTVPAAAPVPAPINFFDTCAVCKQSLQSRDCEPKLLPCLHSFCLKCIPQPDRQISVQVPGPHGQTDTHIVNVMRCSVCHQDYKQSDIIDNYFVKDTTEATSASDNKAAQVCTSCEDNAGTIGFCVECGEWLCKTCVEAHQRVKITKDHKIHTKEDADAASEAVATPGQRPVFCPIHKQEPLKLFCETCDTLTCRDCQLLEHKEHRYQFLEEAFQNQKGIIETSVAKLQEKKNYVHYSVSQVQSRLKELNETHKKVEHEIKIAVFTLINEINKKGKSLLQQLESVTKERSLRLVSQHKDTTQLAQQIHHVLGFCQWAISTGSSTALLYSKRLILFQLRQLFKARLEPAPQANGVVRFFCDPTFWAKNVVNLGNLVIEKPPPPVQQPGVMIGGPPISPGQGHHGKHPGQINLAQLRLQHMQQQAAYAQQKHPHPHPHQHQHQHPHQQQQQQQQQQQQQQQQQQQQQQQQHQQHQQQQQQHQQQQQQIQQQMRIASQMSQQHARQAGQPMGPQQPPRLISMQQLPRGPGGMNGGPGPPMYPSSHHMRLPGPPQSRMPTAQPRLNGQQYPAMMQPQLQRQMSIESEMSHQRFRFLLQSGHSNPGHAGPFPVASLHNANPTSPTSASMAGAHAHRGPASPIIGPIELIPSVTNPENLPCLPEIPPIQLEDAGSSNLGHLLSRYITASTQHLLGSVDMNPSPGLSTHSPGSSGLSNAHTPARPSSTSSTGSRGSSSSAGRAGPGGGALVEQVRVKQEPGTDDSYSCPASSLKMERDKDSGRSACMMSSLENSPLPVLGVVSAGLDALKALGEHIKTEPQSETSCFGLNGSNAAATSSNATMTSTTSLPSGNGSSTADTPLTNGNSNQGTNTKGGKEDDPNEDWCAVCINGGDLLCCDRCPKVFHMKCHVPTIKIFPTGDFLCTFCRSLTTPEIEFCDDSKKVKGEQDLSPEDQRKCERLLLHIFCHELSVGFREPVLSSVPNYYKIIKQPMDLKKVKRRLQLRSSQYYHAIQEFVSDMRLIFTNCANYNEMSRIIQVYDEEKQINTQVGSEMAISGKAVSLYFEEKLQEMFPGQSFPETPETECPETKERMDDGETDDSEDDFIQPRRKRLKTDEKVLHIK comes from the exons ATGGCGGATAACAAAGGCGAGGAGGATATGGAACAGTCTGCTAATTCGGACTCGGTGCCCTCAACGAAAGATAACGAGCAGCCAGAGACGACAGCTGGAAATGCGGTAATAGTCATAGAATCGACCACGGAGGGTGGTGAAGAAACAGAGTCCCACGATAACGCCAACGAGACACCGACACCCACCATCGACGGCGGAGACGGCAGCGACGGCGGGGCTGtcgctgctcctgctgctgttgatgctgctgctgctgctactgttgcAGTTGTGGAAGTCGATGTTAGCGTTAGCAACGCCGTCAGCCCAACTGCGACCAACAGCGCCAATGCAGAAGAGCCAACGGCGGCTGAAACCATGGCCACCGTTGCCGCTGCCGAGGCTCCGGTCGGCGGACTAACCACTGAAATGTCCCCCCCACCGACGGTTCCGGCGGCCGCCCCGGTACCCGCTCCCATCAATTTTTTTGATACGTGCGCAGTTTGTAAACAAAGTCTCCAGAGCCGAGACTGTGAACCCAAACTTCTGCCTTGCCTGCACTCCTTTTGCCTCAAATGTATCCCGCAACCAGACAGGCAGATCAGCGTGCAGGTACCTGGACCGCACGGGCAGACTGACACGCACATCG TAAATGTTATGCGCTGTTCGGTGTGCCACCAGGACTACAAACAGAGCGACATCATTGACAACTACTTTGTCAAAGATACCACAGAGGCTACCAGTGCGTCGGATAATAAGGCTGCACAG GTATGCACAAGCTGTGAGGACAACGCAGGAACCATCGGCTTTTGTGTGGAGTGCGGAGAATGGCTGTGTAAGACCTGCGTGGAGGCCCACCAGAGGGTCAAAATAACCAAGGACCACAAGATCCACACAAAGGAGGACGCTGACGCTGCCTCCG AGGCTGTTGCTACGCCAGGACAGAGGCCTGTTTTCTGTCCCATCCACAAGCAGGAGCCACTGAAGCTTTTCTGCGAGACTTGCGACACCTTGACCTGTAGGGACTGCCAGCTGCTGGAGCACAAGGAGCACAG GTACCAGTTCCTAGAGGAGGCTTTCCAGAACCAGAAAGGCATCATTGAGACCAGCGTGGCCAAACTGCAGGAAAAGAAGAACTATGTCCATTACTCTGTCTCTCAGGTGCAAAGCAG gtTAAAAGAGCTAAATGAGACGCACAAGAAGGTGGAGCACGAGATCAAAATCGCAGTATTTACTCTTATTAACGAGATCAACAAGAAGGGCAAGTCCCTGCTGCAGCAGTTAGAG AGTGTGACCAAAGAGCGCAGTTTGAGGCTTGTGTCTCAGCACAAGGACACCACCCAGCTGGCCCAACAGATCCACCATgtgctcggcttctgccagtGGGCCATCTCTACGGGCAGCAGCACGGCGCTGCTCTACAGCAAGAGGCTG attCTGTTCCAGCTCCGCCAGCTCTTCAAGGCTAGACTGGAGCCAGCGCCCCAGGCCAACGGAGTTGTACGCTTCTTCTGTGACCCCACCTTCTGGGCCAAAAACGTAGTGAATCTAG GTAATTTGGTTATCGAGAAGCCACCGCCACCTGTGCAACAGCCCGGCGTGATGATTGGAGGACCACCAATTTCTCCAGGCCAAGGTCACCACGGCAAACACCCAGGACAGATCAACCTGGCCCAGCTCCGGCTGCAGCACatgcagcagcaggcagccTATGCACAGCAGAAGCACCCACACCCGCACCcacaccagcaccagcaccagcacccgcaccaacagcaacagcagcagcagcagcagcagcaacaacaacaacaacaacaacagcaacaacaacagcagcaacatcaacaacaccaacaacagcagcagcaacaccaacaacaacagcagcagatcCAGCAACAGATGCGCATCGCCTCCCAAATGTCCCAGCAGCATGCCAGACAGGCCGGGCAACCCATGGGTCCGCAGCAG CCTCCAAGGCTCATCAGTATGCAGCAGCTACCGAGAGGGCCTGGGGGTATGAATGGTGGGCCAGGTCCCCCCATGTACCCCTCCTCCCACCATATGCGTCTCCCGGGTCCACCGCAGAGCCGAATGCCCACAGCTCAGCCGAGACTTAACGGGCAGCAGTATCCTGCCATGATGCAACCTCAGCTACAGAGACAG ATGTCTATAGAATCTGAGATGAGCCACCAAAGGTTTCGTTTCTTACTACAATCAGGG CATTCCAACCCAGGCCATGCAGGCCCTTTCCCGGTGGCATCCCTTCATAATGCCAACCCCACAAGTCCGACCAGTGCCAGTATGGCAGGTGCACATGCTCACCGCGGCCCTGCCAGCCCCATCATAGGTCCCATCGAGCTCATCCCCTCCGTCACCAATCCTGAGAACCTGCCCTGCCTACCTGAGATCCCGCCCATTCAG CTGGAGGATGCCGGTTCCAGCAACCTTGGACACCTCCTGTCTCGCTACATCACAGCCAGCACGCAGCATCTTCTTGGCTCCGTGGACATGAACCCCTCACCTGGACTGTCCACACACTCGCCTGGATCTTCAG GTTTGTCGAATGCCCACACACCAGCACGACCTTCTAGCACGTCCAGCACGGGTAGCAGGGGCAG cTCTAGCTCTGCGGGGAGGGCGGGACCTGGAGGTGGAGCTTTGGTGGAGCAGGTGAGGGTGAAGCAAGAGCCTGGTACAGATGACAGCTACAGCTGTCCGGCCTCTTCTCTGAAGATGGAGCGGGACAAAGATTCTGGGAGGAGTGCCTGCATG ATGAGCAGTCTGGAGAACAGCCCCCTTCCTGTATTGGGAGTTGTATCTGCTGGTCTAGACGCTCTCAAGGCTTTAGGGGAGCACATCAAAACAGAACCCCAATCCGAAACTTCTTGTTTTGGACTCAATGGCTCCAATGCCGCCGCCACCTCTTCGAATGCCACTATGACCTCCACTACCTCATTACCCTCTGGGAACGGCAGCAGCACGGCAGACACTCCCCTCACTAATGGAAACTCCAACCAAGGGACTAACACCAAAGGTGGGAAAGAGGACGACCCAAATGAAGACTGGTGTGCCGTGTGTATCAACGGCGGTGACCTGCTATGCTGCGACCGCTGCCCTAAGGTGTTCCACATGAAATGCCATGTGCCCACCATAAAGATCTTCCCAAC GGGTGACTTTCTTTGCACGTTTTGTCGGAGTCTGACCACCCCCGAGATAGAGTTCTGTGACGACAGCAAGAAAGTCAAAGGAGAGCAGGACCTGAGTCCAGAGGACCAAAGG AAATGTGAACGCCTCCTGCTGCACATCTTCTGTCATGAGCTCAGCGTGGGCTTCAGGGAACCTGTTCTTAGCTCT GTGCCGAACTACTACAAGATTATCAAGCAGCCCATGGACCTGAAGAAGGTGAAGAGGAGGCTGCAGTTACGAAGCTCCCAGTACTACCACGCCATCCAGGAGTTTGTGTCCGATATGCGTCTGATCTTCACAAACTGTGCAAATTACAATGAG ATGTCTCGAATAATCCAGGTTTATGATGAGGAGAAACAGATTAATACGCAG
- the trim33 gene encoding E3 ubiquitin-protein ligase TRIM33 isoform X3, protein MADNKGEEDMEQSANSDSVPSTKDNEQPETTAGNAVIVIESTTEGGEETESHDNANETPTPTIDGGDGSDGGAVAAPAAVDAAAAATVAVVEVDVSVSNAVSPTATNSANAEEPTAAETMATVAAAEAPVGGLTTEMSPPPTVPAAAPVPAPINFFDTCAVCKQSLQSRDCEPKLLPCLHSFCLKCIPQPDRQISVQVPGPHGQTDTHIVNVMRCSVCHQDYKQSDIIDNYFVKDTTEATSASDNKAAQVCTSCEDNAGTIGFCVECGEWLCKTCVEAHQRVKITKDHKIHTKEDADAASEAVATPGQRPVFCPIHKQEPLKLFCETCDTLTCRDCQLLEHKEHRYQFLEEAFQNQKGIIETSVAKLQEKKNYVHYSVSQVQSRLKELNETHKKVEHEIKIAVFTLINEINKKGKSLLQQLESVTKERSLRLVSQHKDTTQLAQQIHHVLGFCQWAISTGSSTALLYSKRLILFQLRQLFKARLEPAPQANGVVRFFCDPTFWAKNVVNLGNLVIEKPPPPVQQPGVMIGGPPISPGQGHHGKHPGQINLAQLRLQHMQQQAAYAQQKHPHPHPHQHQHQHPHQQQQQQQQQQQQQQQQQQQQQQQQHQQHQQQQQQHQQQQQQIQQQMRIASQMSQQHARQAGQPMGPQQPPRLISMQQLPRGPGGMNGGPGPPMYPSSHHMRLPGPPQSRMPTAQPRLNGQQYPAMMQPQLQRQHSNPGHAGPFPVASLHNANPTSPTSASMAGAHAHRGPASPIIGPIELIPSVTNPENLPCLPEIPPIQLEDAGSSNLGHLLSRYITASTQHLLGSVDMNPSPGLSTHSPGSSGLSNAHTPARPSSTSSTGSRGSSSSAGRAGPGGGALVEQVRVKQEPGTDDSYSCPASSLKMERDKDSGRSACMMSSLENSPLPVLGVVSAGLDALKALGEHIKTEPQSETSCFGLNGSNAAATSSNATMTSTTSLPSGNGSSTADTPLTNGNSNQGTNTKGGKEDDPNEDWCAVCINGGDLLCCDRCPKVFHMKCHVPTIKIFPTGDFLCTFCRSLTTPEIEFCDDSKKVKGEQDLSPEDQRKCERLLLHIFCHELSVGFREPVLSSVPNYYKIIKQPMDLKKVKRRLQLRSSQYYHAIQEFVSDMRLIFTNCANYNEMSRIIQVYDEEKQINTQVGSEMAISGKAVSLYFEEKLQEMFPGQSFPETPETECPETKERMDDGETDDSEDDFIQPRRKRLKTDEKVLHIK, encoded by the exons ATGGCGGATAACAAAGGCGAGGAGGATATGGAACAGTCTGCTAATTCGGACTCGGTGCCCTCAACGAAAGATAACGAGCAGCCAGAGACGACAGCTGGAAATGCGGTAATAGTCATAGAATCGACCACGGAGGGTGGTGAAGAAACAGAGTCCCACGATAACGCCAACGAGACACCGACACCCACCATCGACGGCGGAGACGGCAGCGACGGCGGGGCTGtcgctgctcctgctgctgttgatgctgctgctgctgctactgttgcAGTTGTGGAAGTCGATGTTAGCGTTAGCAACGCCGTCAGCCCAACTGCGACCAACAGCGCCAATGCAGAAGAGCCAACGGCGGCTGAAACCATGGCCACCGTTGCCGCTGCCGAGGCTCCGGTCGGCGGACTAACCACTGAAATGTCCCCCCCACCGACGGTTCCGGCGGCCGCCCCGGTACCCGCTCCCATCAATTTTTTTGATACGTGCGCAGTTTGTAAACAAAGTCTCCAGAGCCGAGACTGTGAACCCAAACTTCTGCCTTGCCTGCACTCCTTTTGCCTCAAATGTATCCCGCAACCAGACAGGCAGATCAGCGTGCAGGTACCTGGACCGCACGGGCAGACTGACACGCACATCG TAAATGTTATGCGCTGTTCGGTGTGCCACCAGGACTACAAACAGAGCGACATCATTGACAACTACTTTGTCAAAGATACCACAGAGGCTACCAGTGCGTCGGATAATAAGGCTGCACAG GTATGCACAAGCTGTGAGGACAACGCAGGAACCATCGGCTTTTGTGTGGAGTGCGGAGAATGGCTGTGTAAGACCTGCGTGGAGGCCCACCAGAGGGTCAAAATAACCAAGGACCACAAGATCCACACAAAGGAGGACGCTGACGCTGCCTCCG AGGCTGTTGCTACGCCAGGACAGAGGCCTGTTTTCTGTCCCATCCACAAGCAGGAGCCACTGAAGCTTTTCTGCGAGACTTGCGACACCTTGACCTGTAGGGACTGCCAGCTGCTGGAGCACAAGGAGCACAG GTACCAGTTCCTAGAGGAGGCTTTCCAGAACCAGAAAGGCATCATTGAGACCAGCGTGGCCAAACTGCAGGAAAAGAAGAACTATGTCCATTACTCTGTCTCTCAGGTGCAAAGCAG gtTAAAAGAGCTAAATGAGACGCACAAGAAGGTGGAGCACGAGATCAAAATCGCAGTATTTACTCTTATTAACGAGATCAACAAGAAGGGCAAGTCCCTGCTGCAGCAGTTAGAG AGTGTGACCAAAGAGCGCAGTTTGAGGCTTGTGTCTCAGCACAAGGACACCACCCAGCTGGCCCAACAGATCCACCATgtgctcggcttctgccagtGGGCCATCTCTACGGGCAGCAGCACGGCGCTGCTCTACAGCAAGAGGCTG attCTGTTCCAGCTCCGCCAGCTCTTCAAGGCTAGACTGGAGCCAGCGCCCCAGGCCAACGGAGTTGTACGCTTCTTCTGTGACCCCACCTTCTGGGCCAAAAACGTAGTGAATCTAG GTAATTTGGTTATCGAGAAGCCACCGCCACCTGTGCAACAGCCCGGCGTGATGATTGGAGGACCACCAATTTCTCCAGGCCAAGGTCACCACGGCAAACACCCAGGACAGATCAACCTGGCCCAGCTCCGGCTGCAGCACatgcagcagcaggcagccTATGCACAGCAGAAGCACCCACACCCGCACCcacaccagcaccagcaccagcacccgcaccaacagcaacagcagcagcagcagcagcagcaacaacaacaacaacaacaacagcaacaacaacagcagcaacatcaacaacaccaacaacagcagcagcaacaccaacaacaacagcagcagatcCAGCAACAGATGCGCATCGCCTCCCAAATGTCCCAGCAGCATGCCAGACAGGCCGGGCAACCCATGGGTCCGCAGCAG CCTCCAAGGCTCATCAGTATGCAGCAGCTACCGAGAGGGCCTGGGGGTATGAATGGTGGGCCAGGTCCCCCCATGTACCCCTCCTCCCACCATATGCGTCTCCCGGGTCCACCGCAGAGCCGAATGCCCACAGCTCAGCCGAGACTTAACGGGCAGCAGTATCCTGCCATGATGCAACCTCAGCTACAGAGACAG CATTCCAACCCAGGCCATGCAGGCCCTTTCCCGGTGGCATCCCTTCATAATGCCAACCCCACAAGTCCGACCAGTGCCAGTATGGCAGGTGCACATGCTCACCGCGGCCCTGCCAGCCCCATCATAGGTCCCATCGAGCTCATCCCCTCCGTCACCAATCCTGAGAACCTGCCCTGCCTACCTGAGATCCCGCCCATTCAG CTGGAGGATGCCGGTTCCAGCAACCTTGGACACCTCCTGTCTCGCTACATCACAGCCAGCACGCAGCATCTTCTTGGCTCCGTGGACATGAACCCCTCACCTGGACTGTCCACACACTCGCCTGGATCTTCAG GTTTGTCGAATGCCCACACACCAGCACGACCTTCTAGCACGTCCAGCACGGGTAGCAGGGGCAG cTCTAGCTCTGCGGGGAGGGCGGGACCTGGAGGTGGAGCTTTGGTGGAGCAGGTGAGGGTGAAGCAAGAGCCTGGTACAGATGACAGCTACAGCTGTCCGGCCTCTTCTCTGAAGATGGAGCGGGACAAAGATTCTGGGAGGAGTGCCTGCATG ATGAGCAGTCTGGAGAACAGCCCCCTTCCTGTATTGGGAGTTGTATCTGCTGGTCTAGACGCTCTCAAGGCTTTAGGGGAGCACATCAAAACAGAACCCCAATCCGAAACTTCTTGTTTTGGACTCAATGGCTCCAATGCCGCCGCCACCTCTTCGAATGCCACTATGACCTCCACTACCTCATTACCCTCTGGGAACGGCAGCAGCACGGCAGACACTCCCCTCACTAATGGAAACTCCAACCAAGGGACTAACACCAAAGGTGGGAAAGAGGACGACCCAAATGAAGACTGGTGTGCCGTGTGTATCAACGGCGGTGACCTGCTATGCTGCGACCGCTGCCCTAAGGTGTTCCACATGAAATGCCATGTGCCCACCATAAAGATCTTCCCAAC GGGTGACTTTCTTTGCACGTTTTGTCGGAGTCTGACCACCCCCGAGATAGAGTTCTGTGACGACAGCAAGAAAGTCAAAGGAGAGCAGGACCTGAGTCCAGAGGACCAAAGG AAATGTGAACGCCTCCTGCTGCACATCTTCTGTCATGAGCTCAGCGTGGGCTTCAGGGAACCTGTTCTTAGCTCT GTGCCGAACTACTACAAGATTATCAAGCAGCCCATGGACCTGAAGAAGGTGAAGAGGAGGCTGCAGTTACGAAGCTCCCAGTACTACCACGCCATCCAGGAGTTTGTGTCCGATATGCGTCTGATCTTCACAAACTGTGCAAATTACAATGAG ATGTCTCGAATAATCCAGGTTTATGATGAGGAGAAACAGATTAATACGCAG
- the trim33 gene encoding E3 ubiquitin-protein ligase TRIM33 isoform X2: MADNKGEEDMEQSANSDSVPSTKDNEQPETTAGNAVIVIESTTEGGEETESHDNANETPTPTIDGGDGSDGGAVAAPAAVDAAAAATVAVVEVDVSVSNAVSPTATNSANAEEPTAAETMATVAAAEAPVGGLTTEMSPPPTVPAAAPVPAPINFFDTCAVCKQSLQSRDCEPKLLPCLHSFCLKCIPQPDRQISVQVPGPHGQTDTHIVNVMRCSVCHQDYKQSDIIDNYFVKDTTEATSASDNKAAQVCTSCEDNAGTIGFCVECGEWLCKTCVEAHQRVKITKDHKIHTKEDADAASEAVATPGQRPVFCPIHKQEPLKLFCETCDTLTCRDCQLLEHKEHRYQFLEEAFQNQKGIIETSVAKLQEKKNYVHYSVSQVQSRLKELNETHKKVEHEIKIAVFTLINEINKKGKSLLQQLESVTKERSLRLVSQHKDTTQLAQQIHHVLGFCQWAISTGSSTALLYSKRLILFQLRQLFKARLEPAPQANGVVRFFCDPTFWAKNVVNLGNLVIEKPPPPVQQPGVMIGGPPISPGQGHHGKHPGQINLAQLRLQHMQQQAAYAQQKHPHPHPHQHQHQHPHQQQQQQQQQQQQQQQQQQQQQQQQHQQHQQQQQQHQQQQQQIQQQMRIASQMSQQHARQAGQPMGPQQPPRLISMQQLPRGPGGMNGGPGPPMYPSSHHMRLPGPPQSRMPTAQPRLNGQQYPAMMQPQLQRQMSIESEMSHQRFRFLLQSGHSNPGHAGPFPVASLHNANPTSPTSASMAGAHAHRGPASPIIGPIELIPSVTNPENLPCLPEIPPIQLEDAGSSNLGHLLSRYITASTQHLLGSVDMNPSPGLSTHSPGSSGLSNAHTPARPSSTSSTGSRGSSSSAGRAGPGGGALVEQVRVKQEPGTDDSYSCPASSLKMERDKDSGRSACMMSSLENSPLPVLGVVSAGLDALKALGEHIKTEPQSETSCFGLNGSNAAATSSNATMTSTTSLPSGNGSSTADTPLTNGNSNQGTNTKGGKEDDPNEDWCAVCINGGDLLCCDRCPKVFHMKCHVPTIKIFPTGDFLCTFCRSLTTPEIEFCDDSKKVKGEQDLSPEDQRKCERLLLHIFCHELSVGFREPVLSSVPNYYKIIKQPMDLKKVKRRLQLRSSQYYHAIQEFVSDMRLIFTNCANYNEVGSEMAISGKAVSLYFEEKLQEMFPGQSFPETPETECPETKERMDDGETDDSEDDFIQPRRKRLKTDEKVLHIK, encoded by the exons ATGGCGGATAACAAAGGCGAGGAGGATATGGAACAGTCTGCTAATTCGGACTCGGTGCCCTCAACGAAAGATAACGAGCAGCCAGAGACGACAGCTGGAAATGCGGTAATAGTCATAGAATCGACCACGGAGGGTGGTGAAGAAACAGAGTCCCACGATAACGCCAACGAGACACCGACACCCACCATCGACGGCGGAGACGGCAGCGACGGCGGGGCTGtcgctgctcctgctgctgttgatgctgctgctgctgctactgttgcAGTTGTGGAAGTCGATGTTAGCGTTAGCAACGCCGTCAGCCCAACTGCGACCAACAGCGCCAATGCAGAAGAGCCAACGGCGGCTGAAACCATGGCCACCGTTGCCGCTGCCGAGGCTCCGGTCGGCGGACTAACCACTGAAATGTCCCCCCCACCGACGGTTCCGGCGGCCGCCCCGGTACCCGCTCCCATCAATTTTTTTGATACGTGCGCAGTTTGTAAACAAAGTCTCCAGAGCCGAGACTGTGAACCCAAACTTCTGCCTTGCCTGCACTCCTTTTGCCTCAAATGTATCCCGCAACCAGACAGGCAGATCAGCGTGCAGGTACCTGGACCGCACGGGCAGACTGACACGCACATCG TAAATGTTATGCGCTGTTCGGTGTGCCACCAGGACTACAAACAGAGCGACATCATTGACAACTACTTTGTCAAAGATACCACAGAGGCTACCAGTGCGTCGGATAATAAGGCTGCACAG GTATGCACAAGCTGTGAGGACAACGCAGGAACCATCGGCTTTTGTGTGGAGTGCGGAGAATGGCTGTGTAAGACCTGCGTGGAGGCCCACCAGAGGGTCAAAATAACCAAGGACCACAAGATCCACACAAAGGAGGACGCTGACGCTGCCTCCG AGGCTGTTGCTACGCCAGGACAGAGGCCTGTTTTCTGTCCCATCCACAAGCAGGAGCCACTGAAGCTTTTCTGCGAGACTTGCGACACCTTGACCTGTAGGGACTGCCAGCTGCTGGAGCACAAGGAGCACAG GTACCAGTTCCTAGAGGAGGCTTTCCAGAACCAGAAAGGCATCATTGAGACCAGCGTGGCCAAACTGCAGGAAAAGAAGAACTATGTCCATTACTCTGTCTCTCAGGTGCAAAGCAG gtTAAAAGAGCTAAATGAGACGCACAAGAAGGTGGAGCACGAGATCAAAATCGCAGTATTTACTCTTATTAACGAGATCAACAAGAAGGGCAAGTCCCTGCTGCAGCAGTTAGAG AGTGTGACCAAAGAGCGCAGTTTGAGGCTTGTGTCTCAGCACAAGGACACCACCCAGCTGGCCCAACAGATCCACCATgtgctcggcttctgccagtGGGCCATCTCTACGGGCAGCAGCACGGCGCTGCTCTACAGCAAGAGGCTG attCTGTTCCAGCTCCGCCAGCTCTTCAAGGCTAGACTGGAGCCAGCGCCCCAGGCCAACGGAGTTGTACGCTTCTTCTGTGACCCCACCTTCTGGGCCAAAAACGTAGTGAATCTAG GTAATTTGGTTATCGAGAAGCCACCGCCACCTGTGCAACAGCCCGGCGTGATGATTGGAGGACCACCAATTTCTCCAGGCCAAGGTCACCACGGCAAACACCCAGGACAGATCAACCTGGCCCAGCTCCGGCTGCAGCACatgcagcagcaggcagccTATGCACAGCAGAAGCACCCACACCCGCACCcacaccagcaccagcaccagcacccgcaccaacagcaacagcagcagcagcagcagcagcaacaacaacaacaacaacaacagcaacaacaacagcagcaacatcaacaacaccaacaacagcagcagcaacaccaacaacaacagcagcagatcCAGCAACAGATGCGCATCGCCTCCCAAATGTCCCAGCAGCATGCCAGACAGGCCGGGCAACCCATGGGTCCGCAGCAG CCTCCAAGGCTCATCAGTATGCAGCAGCTACCGAGAGGGCCTGGGGGTATGAATGGTGGGCCAGGTCCCCCCATGTACCCCTCCTCCCACCATATGCGTCTCCCGGGTCCACCGCAGAGCCGAATGCCCACAGCTCAGCCGAGACTTAACGGGCAGCAGTATCCTGCCATGATGCAACCTCAGCTACAGAGACAG ATGTCTATAGAATCTGAGATGAGCCACCAAAGGTTTCGTTTCTTACTACAATCAGGG CATTCCAACCCAGGCCATGCAGGCCCTTTCCCGGTGGCATCCCTTCATAATGCCAACCCCACAAGTCCGACCAGTGCCAGTATGGCAGGTGCACATGCTCACCGCGGCCCTGCCAGCCCCATCATAGGTCCCATCGAGCTCATCCCCTCCGTCACCAATCCTGAGAACCTGCCCTGCCTACCTGAGATCCCGCCCATTCAG CTGGAGGATGCCGGTTCCAGCAACCTTGGACACCTCCTGTCTCGCTACATCACAGCCAGCACGCAGCATCTTCTTGGCTCCGTGGACATGAACCCCTCACCTGGACTGTCCACACACTCGCCTGGATCTTCAG GTTTGTCGAATGCCCACACACCAGCACGACCTTCTAGCACGTCCAGCACGGGTAGCAGGGGCAG cTCTAGCTCTGCGGGGAGGGCGGGACCTGGAGGTGGAGCTTTGGTGGAGCAGGTGAGGGTGAAGCAAGAGCCTGGTACAGATGACAGCTACAGCTGTCCGGCCTCTTCTCTGAAGATGGAGCGGGACAAAGATTCTGGGAGGAGTGCCTGCATG ATGAGCAGTCTGGAGAACAGCCCCCTTCCTGTATTGGGAGTTGTATCTGCTGGTCTAGACGCTCTCAAGGCTTTAGGGGAGCACATCAAAACAGAACCCCAATCCGAAACTTCTTGTTTTGGACTCAATGGCTCCAATGCCGCCGCCACCTCTTCGAATGCCACTATGACCTCCACTACCTCATTACCCTCTGGGAACGGCAGCAGCACGGCAGACACTCCCCTCACTAATGGAAACTCCAACCAAGGGACTAACACCAAAGGTGGGAAAGAGGACGACCCAAATGAAGACTGGTGTGCCGTGTGTATCAACGGCGGTGACCTGCTATGCTGCGACCGCTGCCCTAAGGTGTTCCACATGAAATGCCATGTGCCCACCATAAAGATCTTCCCAAC GGGTGACTTTCTTTGCACGTTTTGTCGGAGTCTGACCACCCCCGAGATAGAGTTCTGTGACGACAGCAAGAAAGTCAAAGGAGAGCAGGACCTGAGTCCAGAGGACCAAAGG AAATGTGAACGCCTCCTGCTGCACATCTTCTGTCATGAGCTCAGCGTGGGCTTCAGGGAACCTGTTCTTAGCTCT GTGCCGAACTACTACAAGATTATCAAGCAGCCCATGGACCTGAAGAAGGTGAAGAGGAGGCTGCAGTTACGAAGCTCCCAGTACTACCACGCCATCCAGGAGTTTGTGTCCGATATGCGTCTGATCTTCACAAACTGTGCAAATTACAATGAG